From Mucilaginibacter rubeus, a single genomic window includes:
- a CDS encoding calcineurin-like phosphoesterase C-terminal domain-containing protein, translated as MNRRSFLQGVGLITGGAFISLRANALTQILTGDTVKGRVTAGKKGIKGVVISDGFSVVLTDDKGNYELTPNEKAKSIFMSTPSGYEFKTDYNIAKHYEKIGTSSHFDFKLEPLKVDDNNHHFIIWADPQVKNKKDVKQMMDTSVPDTIATIKSLGKSALVHGICVGDIVWDNHELFPDYNEAVAQMGIPFFQAIGNHDMDYRQGGDETSDVTFKQIYGPTYYSFNRGKAHYVVLDNVRYLGVEREYDGYITEDQLSWLAKDLQHVNKDQLLIINLHIPVYNQVKNNQDFYKVLNGFSNVHIMSGHTHYHDNNITNGVFEHNHGTVCGGWWAGPICVDGTPRGYGVYSVNGIELKWYYKSTGLPAENQISVYAEKLTDQMRLIANVWNYDPQWKVVYYLDDKPMGALSKEQGYDPLSVSLYKGDQLPAGRHFVEPHETGHLFVAHFDPSVKKVRVEATDRFGNKYTSELDAK; from the coding sequence ATGAACAGAAGATCATTTTTACAGGGCGTAGGCCTTATAACCGGTGGCGCATTCATCTCGCTGCGTGCCAACGCGCTTACTCAAATATTAACAGGCGATACGGTAAAAGGCCGGGTTACAGCCGGAAAAAAAGGAATTAAAGGAGTAGTGATATCCGACGGTTTTTCGGTAGTGCTTACCGATGATAAGGGCAATTACGAACTTACACCGAATGAAAAAGCCAAAAGCATTTTCATGAGCACCCCATCGGGTTACGAGTTTAAAACCGATTATAATATTGCCAAACATTACGAAAAAATCGGAACCAGTTCGCATTTTGATTTTAAACTGGAGCCGCTAAAAGTTGATGATAATAATCATCATTTCATCATCTGGGCCGATCCGCAGGTTAAAAATAAAAAGGATGTTAAGCAAATGATGGATACTTCTGTCCCCGATACAATTGCCACCATCAAATCATTAGGTAAAAGCGCGCTGGTGCATGGTATTTGCGTAGGCGATATCGTTTGGGATAACCACGAACTTTTTCCGGACTACAACGAGGCTGTTGCTCAAATGGGAATCCCATTTTTCCAGGCCATTGGCAATCATGATATGGATTACCGCCAGGGCGGCGATGAAACATCGGACGTTACTTTCAAGCAGATCTACGGCCCAACCTATTACTCCTTTAACAGGGGAAAGGCCCATTATGTGGTATTGGATAACGTGCGTTACCTCGGTGTTGAACGGGAGTATGATGGATATATTACCGAAGATCAGTTAAGCTGGCTGGCAAAAGACCTGCAACATGTTAATAAAGACCAATTGCTGATCATCAACCTGCATATCCCGGTTTATAACCAGGTAAAAAACAATCAGGATTTTTATAAGGTGCTTAATGGTTTCAGTAACGTGCACATCATGTCGGGTCATACCCATTACCATGATAATAATATCACCAATGGTGTTTTTGAACACAATCACGGTACAGTATGCGGCGGCTGGTGGGCAGGCCCCATCTGTGTTGATGGTACGCCGCGCGGCTACGGCGTGTACTCTGTTAATGGTATCGAATTGAAATGGTACTATAAATCTACCGGTTTGCCTGCCGAAAACCAGATAAGCGTTTATGCCGAAAAACTAACCGATCAGATGCGCCTTATCGCTAATGTTTGGAACTATGACCCACAATGGAAGGTAGTGTATTATTTAGATGACAAACCGATGGGGGCCTTATCAAAAGAGCAGGGATATGATCCTTTATCGGTAAGTTTGTACAAGGGCGATCAGTTACCGGCAGGTCGTCATTTTGTGGAGCCGCATGAAACCGGGCACCTGTTTGTGGCGCACTTTGATCCCTCGGTTAAAAAGGTTAGGGTAGAGGCTACAGATCGTTTCGGAAATAAATATACAAGCGAATTAGATGCAAAATAA
- a CDS encoding alpha-L-fucosidase translates to MFKLRAICFIALCAVSLSLKAQTPQHPVKPLAQLQQEFVDLRFGMFIHFNIPTYMDQDWADPDALPTIFNPKKLNCDQWAKAAKSANMTYGCITTKHHSGFCIWDTKTTDYNVMNSPLKKDVVKEYTDAFRANGLKVFLYYSILDTHHRLRPNMITPKHIDMVKAQITELMTKYGEISALIIDGWDAPWSRISYDDVPFEEIYTLVKSLQPNCLVMDLNGAKYPAEGMYYTDIKTYEMGAGQRVSTKDNRMPAIACLPLQANWFWETSHPVTPVKEPAKLVNDILKPLNNVDCNFILNVAPNRDGLFDDNALTALKEIGKLWKNEGPVAKLSTLDAPIISSNIAKNQPASSSWSDDSAIMDFANDDDFHSSWVSNPTVKNPWYEIDFKKDQALNTIVIAEEKPNISHYRLEYYLNGSWKPLFDGENASKIKVHRFDRVWAGKVRISVDKADHQVSIAEFQVYNERR, encoded by the coding sequence ATGTTTAAATTAAGAGCAATATGCTTTATAGCACTTTGTGCAGTTTCACTCTCACTAAAAGCACAAACACCCCAGCATCCTGTAAAACCGCTTGCCCAGCTTCAGCAGGAATTTGTCGACCTGCGTTTTGGTATGTTCATCCACTTTAACATTCCAACCTATATGGATCAGGACTGGGCAGATCCTGATGCTTTGCCAACCATCTTCAATCCAAAAAAACTGAACTGTGACCAGTGGGCAAAAGCGGCCAAATCTGCAAACATGACTTACGGTTGCATTACCACCAAGCACCACAGCGGTTTTTGTATCTGGGATACCAAAACAACCGATTATAACGTGATGAACAGTCCGCTGAAAAAGGATGTGGTTAAAGAATACACCGACGCGTTCAGGGCTAACGGTCTGAAAGTGTTCCTGTATTATTCTATACTGGATACCCACCACAGGTTAAGGCCAAACATGATCACGCCAAAGCATATTGATATGGTTAAAGCGCAGATCACCGAGCTGATGACCAAGTACGGCGAGATCTCGGCATTGATCATCGACGGCTGGGATGCCCCGTGGTCAAGGATTTCGTATGATGATGTTCCGTTTGAAGAGATCTACACCTTAGTAAAATCCTTGCAGCCTAACTGTTTGGTGATGGATCTAAACGGTGCCAAATACCCGGCCGAGGGCATGTACTATACCGATATCAAAACCTATGAAATGGGTGCAGGTCAGCGCGTATCAACCAAAGATAACCGTATGCCAGCCATTGCCTGTTTGCCGTTGCAGGCCAACTGGTTTTGGGAAACAAGCCACCCTGTAACCCCGGTTAAGGAGCCTGCTAAACTGGTTAATGATATCCTGAAACCATTAAACAATGTTGACTGTAATTTTATTCTGAACGTAGCACCAAACCGCGATGGCCTGTTTGATGATAACGCCCTTACCGCGCTTAAAGAGATTGGTAAGCTTTGGAAAAACGAAGGCCCGGTTGCAAAACTCTCTACATTGGATGCGCCTATCATTTCATCAAACATTGCTAAAAATCAGCCTGCAAGCTCAAGCTGGAGTGATGATTCGGCCATAATGGATTTTGCCAACGATGATGATTTTCATAGTTCATGGGTATCAAACCCAACGGTTAAAAATCCATGGTACGAGATCGACTTTAAGAAAGACCAGGCGCTGAACACCATCGTAATAGCTGAAGAAAAACCTAACATTTCACATTACCGTCTGGAGTATTACCTGAACGGAAGCTGGAAACCGTTGTTTGATGGTGAAAATGCCAGCAAGATCAAGGTACACCGTTTTGACAGGGTATGGGCCGGTAAGGTTCGGATCTCTGTCGATAAGGCCGATCACCAGGTATCGATAGCCGAATTCCAGGTTTATAACGAAAGAAGATAA
- a CDS encoding GDSL-type esterase/lipase family protein, with amino-acid sequence MSNSRRNFLKRASLAGAAVMAAPGIAIASVKGNDYLPDDGVGKTFLFQGDSITDGGRSFDKDWNHVYGQGYAYLITARINFDYPGRDYQFFNRGISGNTVNDLAARWQKDTLDIKPDVLSILIGINDVHHVIMQGDKATADDFGTAYDRLLTQTKAALPDVKLILLEPFILPLGMVSKNPDLWASEVQKRQVMVKALASKFNAIFVPLQDVFNKALQKAKAEHWIWDGVHPMPAGHELIAREWMRAVKKLY; translated from the coding sequence ATGAGCAACAGCAGGAGAAACTTTTTAAAGAGAGCCTCGTTGGCTGGCGCGGCTGTAATGGCTGCACCCGGCATTGCTATAGCATCTGTAAAAGGAAATGATTATCTGCCCGATGATGGCGTAGGAAAAACGTTCCTGTTTCAGGGCGATTCGATAACGGATGGTGGCCGTAGTTTTGATAAGGACTGGAACCATGTGTACGGGCAGGGCTATGCTTACCTGATAACCGCCCGGATCAATTTTGATTACCCCGGCCGGGATTACCAGTTTTTTAACCGGGGAATCAGCGGTAATACTGTCAATGATCTCGCGGCACGCTGGCAAAAGGATACACTTGATATTAAACCCGATGTATTGAGCATATTGATAGGTATTAATGATGTGCATCATGTAATAATGCAGGGCGATAAAGCAACAGCCGATGATTTCGGCACTGCCTATGACCGGTTGTTGACCCAAACAAAAGCCGCGTTACCTGATGTTAAATTGATTTTGCTGGAGCCTTTCATTTTACCGTTAGGCATGGTAAGTAAAAATCCCGATTTATGGGCGTCAGAAGTGCAAAAGCGGCAGGTAATGGTTAAAGCACTTGCATCAAAATTTAACGCCATTTTTGTGCCTTTGCAGGATGTTTTTAACAAAGCCCTGCAAAAAGCCAAAGCCGAACACTGGATCTGGGATGGTGTTCATCCTATGCCAGCCGGCCATGAGCTTATTGCCCGTGAATGGATGAGGGCGGTTAAAAAGCTGTATTGA
- a CDS encoding glycosyl hydrolase family 95 catalytic domain-containing protein, translating into MNQGLIATLLSVVLPLCTQLITLNANAQNNTLWYKQPAKTWTEALPIGNGRLGAMIFGGVNDELLQLNEATLWSGGPVKQNVNPEAFQYLAQVREALFKGDYQTARDLTKKMQGIYSESFLPMADLHIKQSYNGGKAGNYYRDLNIGNAVATTKYAVNGVNYKREIFASAPDKVIVIRITADKPKQINLNINTSSQLRFQKDVLNKTVLELSGKAPAHVEPSYVDSQNPIVYVDDDKCRGMRYEVLAKAVSNDGKITADTSGITVKGASTVTLYVTAATSFKAYNQCPDGDEKVAEKNLDKVAAKPYAQLLAAHLADYHHFFNRVNLKLNDNKGSHAELPTDERLALYNKNQAADPGIEALYFQYGRYLLISSSRTPAVPANLQGIWNKELRAPWSSNYTSNINVQMNYWMAEDCNLSEMHQPLFELIKGLSETGTEVAKDFYHAKGWVTHHNTDIWALANPVGDLGHGDPAWANWPMGGDWLTRHLWEHYLYTGDKEFLKNTAYPLMKGAAEFTFDWLVPDGKGHLVTAPSMSPENEFIYAEGKKSDVSVSTTMDMGIIRDLFDNLIAATKVLNVDAAFRDSLIAKKAKLIPYQIGSKGQLQEWYKDQESPDPHHRHVSHLYSVYPANEISIATNPELAAAAKRTLELRGDESTGWSLAWKVNLWARLRDGNHAYKLYRDLLRLTGESGYNYSEGGGLYPNMFDAHPPFQIDGNFGGTSGLAEMLLQSQDGNIHLLPALPDAWANGEIKGLVARGAFVVGMKWTAGKVISADVFSKAGGTCRIISKSKLTVKGSNAAPVKVKEGYELVINTEKGKSYQLVSAL; encoded by the coding sequence ATGAACCAAGGTCTGATAGCAACACTCCTGTCTGTAGTTTTACCGCTATGTACGCAATTAATTACGCTTAACGCAAACGCGCAAAATAATACGTTATGGTACAAACAACCCGCCAAAACATGGACGGAGGCCTTGCCCATTGGTAACGGTCGTTTAGGGGCGATGATTTTTGGTGGCGTTAATGACGAATTGCTGCAGCTCAATGAAGCTACCTTATGGTCGGGCGGCCCGGTAAAGCAAAATGTAAATCCCGAAGCTTTTCAATACCTGGCACAGGTAAGGGAAGCGCTGTTTAAGGGTGATTACCAAACCGCACGCGACCTTACCAAAAAAATGCAGGGGATATATTCAGAAAGTTTCCTGCCCATGGCAGATCTGCATATCAAACAATCGTATAACGGCGGCAAAGCCGGCAATTATTATCGCGACCTGAATATCGGCAATGCCGTGGCAACAACAAAATACGCGGTTAATGGCGTAAACTATAAACGTGAGATCTTTGCTTCGGCGCCTGATAAGGTGATTGTGATCCGGATCACTGCCGATAAACCCAAACAGATTAACCTCAACATAAATACCAGCAGCCAGCTTCGTTTTCAAAAAGATGTGCTGAATAAAACGGTGTTGGAACTGAGTGGCAAGGCCCCGGCCCATGTGGAGCCAAGCTATGTCGACTCGCAAAATCCGATAGTTTATGTCGATGATGATAAGTGCAGGGGCATGCGCTATGAAGTACTGGCAAAGGCTGTAAGTAATGACGGTAAAATAACTGCCGATACAAGTGGTATCACGGTAAAAGGGGCATCAACAGTAACACTTTATGTCACCGCGGCTACAAGTTTTAAGGCCTACAACCAATGCCCGGATGGCGACGAAAAAGTTGCTGAGAAAAATCTCGACAAAGTCGCTGCTAAGCCTTACGCGCAATTGCTTGCAGCCCACCTTGCCGACTATCATCACTTTTTTAACCGTGTAAACCTTAAACTTAATGATAATAAAGGCAGCCATGCCGAATTGCCTACAGATGAAAGGCTTGCACTTTATAATAAAAATCAGGCTGCCGATCCCGGTATTGAAGCCTTGTATTTTCAGTACGGCCGTTACCTGTTGATAAGCAGTTCAAGAACACCGGCCGTGCCTGCCAATCTTCAAGGCATCTGGAACAAAGAATTACGTGCGCCATGGAGCTCTAATTATACCAGCAACATCAATGTGCAGATGAACTATTGGATGGCCGAGGATTGTAACCTGTCTGAAATGCATCAGCCACTATTTGAGTTGATCAAAGGTTTGTCCGAAACAGGTACAGAAGTAGCTAAGGATTTTTACCATGCCAAAGGTTGGGTAACACATCACAATACCGATATCTGGGCGTTGGCCAATCCGGTGGGCGACCTTGGTCACGGCGACCCGGCATGGGCTAACTGGCCGATGGGCGGCGACTGGCTTACTCGCCACTTATGGGAGCACTATTTATACACCGGCGACAAGGAGTTTCTTAAAAATACCGCATACCCTTTAATGAAAGGCGCTGCCGAATTTACATTTGATTGGCTGGTACCGGACGGTAAAGGGCATTTAGTAACTGCGCCGTCCATGTCGCCCGAAAATGAGTTTATATATGCAGAGGGTAAAAAGTCGGACGTTTCTGTGTCTACCACTATGGATATGGGCATCATCCGCGATTTGTTTGATAACCTGATAGCGGCAACAAAGGTGCTAAATGTTGATGCCGCTTTCCGCGATTCACTTATTGCCAAAAAAGCAAAACTTATTCCGTACCAAATAGGCAGCAAAGGCCAGTTACAGGAATGGTATAAAGACCAGGAATCGCCCGATCCGCATCATCGCCATGTATCGCACCTGTATTCTGTATATCCGGCAAATGAAATTTCAATAGCAACCAATCCTGAATTGGCAGCCGCCGCGAAACGTACGTTAGAATTACGCGGCGATGAAAGCACCGGCTGGAGCCTGGCCTGGAAGGTAAACCTTTGGGCACGCCTGAGGGATGGCAACCACGCCTACAAATTATACCGCGATCTGCTACGCTTAACCGGCGAAAGCGGCTATAACTATAGCGAGGGTGGGGGACTTTATCCAAATATGTTCGACGCACACCCTCCGTTTCAGATTGACGGAAACTTTGGTGGCACTTCTGGCCTGGCCGAAATGCTGCTTCAAAGCCAGGATGGTAACATCCACCTATTACCTGCATTACCCGATGCCTGGGCCAATGGTGAAATCAAAGGCCTTGTAGCAAGAGGCGCGTTTGTAGTAGGTATGAAATGGACAGCGGGAAAGGTCATATCTGCTGATGTGTTTTCAAAAGCAGGAGGTACATGTCGTATCATTTCCAAATCAAAACTTACTGTCAAAGGTTCAAATGCTGCCCCTGTTAAAGTAAAAGAAGGGTATGAGTTGGTTATAAACACCGAAAAAGGTAAATCATACCAATTAGTAAGCGCGTTATGA
- a CDS encoding glycerophosphodiester phosphodiesterase has protein sequence MEFKNADYPSFSAEAHRGGRGLMPENTIPAMKNGIDLGVTTLEMDAHITADGQVVLSHDEYINPLFSLTPDGKEISNEEGKNLILYKMKYEDLKKYDVGSKFYSKFPRQKKLKTYMPLLSELIDSVQNYIKVNHKKPVFYNIETKCSPAGDGIYNPGPQEFVDKLMAVLIKKKILPYVVIQSFDKRTLQIIHKQYPDVRTSYLIENKKSFEDNMADLGFTPFILSPAYKLVNADLVKKCHDAKVKVLPWTVNTKEEIEQLKTLGVDGVITDYPDLY, from the coding sequence ATGGAATTTAAAAATGCCGATTATCCTTCGTTCAGTGCCGAAGCACATCGCGGCGGCAGGGGATTGATGCCTGAAAATACCATTCCGGCCATGAAGAACGGCATTGATCTTGGCGTTACCACGCTGGAGATGGATGCCCACATCACAGCCGATGGACAGGTGGTATTATCGCACGATGAATACATCAACCCACTGTTTTCGCTTACGCCTGATGGTAAGGAGATCAGCAACGAGGAAGGGAAAAACCTGATCCTGTATAAAATGAAGTATGAGGACCTAAAGAAATATGATGTCGGTTCTAAATTCTACAGCAAATTTCCCCGCCAGAAAAAGCTCAAAACCTATATGCCGCTATTGTCCGAATTGATCGATTCGGTACAGAACTATATTAAGGTAAATCATAAAAAGCCGGTTTTTTATAACATAGAAACCAAATGCTCACCTGCTGGTGATGGTATTTATAATCCTGGTCCGCAAGAGTTTGTAGATAAGCTGATGGCGGTACTGATCAAAAAGAAGATCCTGCCTTATGTGGTGATCCAGTCGTTTGATAAACGCACACTGCAGATCATCCACAAACAATATCCGGATGTACGCACATCCTATCTTATCGAAAACAAGAAATCGTTTGAAGATAATATGGCCGATCTGGGTTTTACACCTTTCATCCTAAGCCCGGCCTATAAACTGGTTAATGCCGATCTGGTAAAGAAATGCCACGATGCTAAAGTAAAAGTATTGCCATGGACGGTGAACACCAAAGAAGAAATTGAACAGCTTAAAACTTTGGGCGTAGATGGCGTAATTACCGATTACCCGGATTTGTATTAA
- a CDS encoding SusD/RagB family nutrient-binding outer membrane lipoprotein gives MKRNGYILISMMMLFVSIMSSCKKDFIELNTDPNGTPNALPQQLLAPALVNTLGTNMLRARNFNNELMQVTVDPGDSEGKVFRYDIKRTWADVTWNAWYTQLTNFKDIYTIASKEVTYSKSYMGISLICQAWLYSLLTDTYGDVPYFDSNKGKDGNFTPKFDKQKDIYLDIFKNLEAADTLLNASANVVAGSDPVFNGNALKWRKFGNSLYLRLLLRVSGKADVSADVIAKIKQIVDTNPDAYPIMGSNDDSAVLRWTGSGALTSPFIGGVREQDWRQPGVCEFFVNNLAKWADPRLTTNRWSISSYQGGIQGIPSGYAPGQNIGIKSYFQSTTSTTTLMNDPLMGNIMNYSELQFILAEAAAKGWIAGDAATYYKNGIKAGITFWIPTDATSIDAYLAAADIVWDNAGPLDEKMEMIHVQKYYSMFYTDFEQWFEYRRTGHPVLPKGAGLRNNGIMPARLQYPVYVQSANPDSYKAAVAAQGADEISTQVWWQKQ, from the coding sequence ATGAAAAGGAACGGATATATACTTATATCGATGATGATGTTGTTCGTTAGCATAATGTCGTCATGTAAAAAAGATTTTATTGAGCTTAATACCGACCCTAACGGTACGCCTAACGCCCTGCCGCAGCAATTGCTGGCGCCTGCGCTGGTAAATACTTTGGGTACCAATATGCTGCGCGCACGTAATTTTAATAACGAGCTGATGCAGGTTACCGTTGATCCGGGCGATTCGGAAGGTAAGGTATTCAGGTACGATATCAAACGCACCTGGGCCGATGTTACCTGGAACGCCTGGTATACACAGTTAACCAACTTTAAAGATATTTATACCATTGCCAGCAAGGAAGTTACCTATAGCAAAAGCTATATGGGTATTTCGTTGATATGTCAGGCCTGGTTATATTCATTGCTTACGGATACCTATGGCGATGTGCCTTACTTCGATTCGAACAAAGGCAAGGACGGAAACTTTACGCCTAAGTTTGATAAACAAAAGGATATCTACCTGGATATCTTCAAAAACCTGGAAGCGGCAGACACCCTGCTTAACGCATCGGCTAACGTTGTTGCCGGTAGTGATCCTGTGTTTAACGGTAATGCTTTAAAATGGCGCAAGTTTGGTAACTCCCTTTACTTAAGGTTATTGTTAAGGGTATCTGGCAAGGCCGATGTTTCTGCCGATGTGATAGCCAAGATCAAACAAATTGTTGATACCAATCCGGATGCTTACCCTATCATGGGTAGTAACGATGATTCAGCAGTTTTAAGGTGGACGGGCTCAGGCGCGTTAACATCGCCATTTATAGGTGGTGTGCGCGAGCAGGACTGGAGACAACCTGGTGTTTGCGAGTTTTTTGTTAACAACCTGGCCAAATGGGCCGATCCGCGGTTAACAACCAATCGCTGGTCGATATCAAGCTACCAGGGCGGTATCCAGGGTATACCAAGCGGTTATGCTCCGGGTCAAAATATTGGTATCAAATCATACTTCCAGTCAACCACATCAACTACCACATTAATGAATGACCCATTGATGGGTAATATCATGAACTATTCGGAGCTGCAGTTTATTCTTGCGGAAGCCGCCGCTAAGGGATGGATAGCGGGTGACGCTGCTACGTACTATAAAAATGGCATTAAGGCGGGCATCACATTCTGGATCCCGACGGATGCCACATCAATAGATGCTTATTTAGCTGCTGCCGATATAGTTTGGGATAATGCGGGTCCGCTTGATGAGAAAATGGAGATGATCCATGTTCAAAAATATTACTCCATGTTCTATACCGATTTTGAGCAGTGGTTTGAGTATCGCCGTACCGGTCACCCGGTATTGCCAAAAGGTGCCGGTTTAAGGAACAATGGTATTATGCCTGCAAGGCTGCAATACCCGGTTTACGTACAATCAGCAAATCCTGATAGTTACAAAGCCGCAGTAGCCGCGCAAGGCGCCGATGAGATCAGTACACAGGTATGGTGGCAGAAACAATAA
- a CDS encoding DUF5689 domain-containing protein: MKKIYLLLVLATAAVSMNSCKKNNYAEGTLSPIIAVVDLRGIYKGSDVVLNSNNMGGAKEIVGVVISNTAAGNCPAGVLVVQNNRRNAIRGIALEIGNSAANYVPGDSVVVQVNGATLTKVNGSMRVKGLTEASVNKVADNKTIKVQSVPSATLLASPDVYEETLVTIAKAVTDPEPQQGETYTGDKTINDGFGKITMHTEANASFATTELPFSANFSGIPFAVTAGTDTKMQLWPRTIDDVFTLAATKPSPIVITGYLTNPSGSDADYEYIQFKATKDIDFSVTNYAVVTCNNAGTNPAPVNGWAQGLAKTYKFNLTSGTVKKGQFFYVGGNKNIWGKGSTDISSSNWINSTMYAEVPGADFGNVTTNLLANSGNVAGVAVFAGITVNASSVPLDVIMYGGSGTVYSAGPPEIGYRITNTDYYSTINPVTRTEQGFYGGGSNTSKLPLPTDGLFSQLGGVYDALTGRWTTGRTVTSVPLTLTSPITAIETATGVTTIQN; the protein is encoded by the coding sequence ATGAAAAAGATATATTTATTACTGGTGCTGGCAACAGCCGCTGTCAGTATGAATTCATGTAAAAAGAATAACTATGCCGAAGGGACGTTGAGCCCCATCATAGCTGTTGTTGACCTTCGCGGTATTTACAAAGGTTCGGATGTTGTGCTTAACAGCAACAACATGGGCGGTGCTAAGGAAATAGTAGGGGTGGTGATCTCAAACACTGCTGCTGGTAACTGCCCGGCCGGTGTATTGGTGGTACAAAACAATCGTCGTAATGCGATTAGGGGTATCGCTTTGGAAATAGGTAATTCCGCAGCTAATTACGTTCCAGGCGATTCGGTGGTAGTGCAGGTTAATGGCGCTACACTTACCAAAGTGAATGGCAGCATGCGCGTTAAAGGGCTTACTGAGGCGTCGGTAAACAAAGTTGCCGACAACAAGACTATCAAAGTACAGTCGGTACCGTCAGCTACATTGCTTGCTTCGCCCGATGTTTATGAAGAAACACTGGTTACCATAGCCAAGGCGGTAACCGACCCGGAGCCGCAACAGGGAGAAACCTACACAGGTGATAAAACTATTAATGATGGTTTTGGCAAAATTACCATGCACACCGAGGCTAACGCCAGTTTTGCGACAACTGAATTGCCATTTAGCGCTAATTTTAGCGGGATCCCTTTTGCAGTAACAGCAGGTACCGATACCAAAATGCAGCTTTGGCCACGCACTATCGATGATGTGTTTACGCTTGCAGCAACCAAGCCATCGCCAATTGTCATAACCGGTTATCTGACCAACCCTTCGGGCAGCGACGCTGATTATGAATACATCCAGTTCAAGGCCACTAAGGATATCGATTTTTCGGTAACCAACTATGCCGTAGTAACCTGTAATAACGCGGGTACAAACCCTGCGCCGGTAAATGGCTGGGCACAAGGCCTGGCAAAAACCTACAAGTTTAACCTTACATCGGGAACAGTTAAAAAAGGCCAGTTCTTTTATGTTGGCGGTAACAAAAATATCTGGGGCAAAGGCTCAACAGATATCAGCTCATCAAACTGGATTAATAGCACTATGTATGCCGAAGTGCCGGGTGCCGATTTTGGTAACGTAACTACAAACCTGCTGGCCAACAGTGGTAACGTTGCGGGTGTGGCCGTGTTTGCCGGTATAACCGTTAATGCTTCAAGTGTTCCGCTTGATGTGATCATGTATGGCGGTAGCGGTACTGTTTACTCGGCTGGTCCGCCGGAAATTGGTTACCGTATCACCAATACCGATTATTACAGCACCATTAACCCGGTAACACGTACCGAGCAGGGTTTTTATGGTGGCGGCTCAAATACATCAAAGCTACCGTTACCAACAGATGGTTTATTTAGCCAGTTGGGCGGTGTGTACGATGCGCTTACCGGCAGGTGGACAACCGGTAGGACGGTGACCAGCGTTCCGCTGACATTGACATCGCCGATTACTGCTATTGAAACAGCTACAGGTGTAACAACAATTCAAAATTAA